The following are encoded together in the Zonotrichia albicollis isolate bZonAlb1 chromosome 10, bZonAlb1.hap1, whole genome shotgun sequence genome:
- the LOC102063272 gene encoding LOW QUALITY PROTEIN: uncharacterized protein LOC102063272 (The sequence of the model RefSeq protein was modified relative to this genomic sequence to represent the inferred CDS: inserted 1 base in 1 codon) yields the protein MYAGRKRRKPVPKSPKAPPAEGVKSNPSKRHRERLNQELSKLTGLLPFPEDVRSRLDKLSILRLAVGYLRVKSYLRATASNVGNCVDQPRPPGGDRWTELQGDRELFPEGELLLQALNGFVIAVTEDGYIFYISPTVQDYLGFHQSDLIYQSVYELIHADDRAAFRRQLHGPPVHAADTFPHEQPLLAGSQRLRAEKQSFVERSFTCRFRCLLDNSSGFLALNFRGRLKFLLGQQKSAADKSPVALFAIATLLQPLSILELRTKTLFFQTKHKLDFTPMACDSRGKVVLGYTEVELCRRGSGYQFVHAADMMHCAEHHVRMMKTGESGLTVFRLLTKRGSWVWVQANARLVYKGDRPDCIIARQRALSNEEGEEHLHKRNLQLPFSFATGEAVLYGNALPGFLDLFQAKEELQVQANSNSEQRLVDPNSLLGAMMKQDASIYNSHMDNVPQFSLPGFIPEPDGLTQNEDTSSAKEESNSLLVVIETLFEKSEVDGNACQSLNVGSTELQQWEEAVLSLGAQEEPPAQGLGTKVPSCVGQVLLREGAGKSLEFQCCHEESSAVAHFQRCWAAGSAFPAEPQAAGTWGGQGALSSMGSAPSEGSFAQPEQQVLFNPARLVAGTALGVPMSSSKSSAALQLADQALQAEATLSAPLDNTLPAAQSQPGCQLVGSNTLGTLCHSVPLQANPASCPSEASLAVAPKQLEAAGAYLESQTLPGGSPENPPGAGLWLPIPSQSFPCPAQGLHESLFAGDGKLCDVEVALPAPLGARQLPGHGGFPKQPLAGHAEPSFSWEGEQAVPREEKWFSQPWLLQAGAAPVHHSGLQPGSSTDPSAHQMDCVVLSECQYGNSLFRHDSTFLRDAAXNTPSPAARCFALPC from the exons ATGTACGCGggcaggaagaggagaaagcCGGTGCCCAAGAG ccccaaagcccccccTGCCGAGGGTGTGAAGTCCAACCCCTCCAagcggcaccgggagcggctGAACCAGGAGCTGAGCAAGCTGACggggctgctgcccttccccgAGGATGTGCGCTCCAGGCTGGATAAACTCTCCATCCTCCGCCTGGCCGTGGGCTACCTGAGGGTGAAGAGCTACCTGAGGG ccacagcttcaaACGTTGGCAACTGCGTGGATCAGCCCAGAcctccaggaggggacagatggacagagctgcagggtgacagggaGCTGTTCCCTGagggagagctgctgctccag GCACTCAATGGATTTGTCATTGCCGTGACTGAGGACGGATACATCTTCTACATCTCCCCCACCGTGCAGGACTACCTGGGCTTCCACCAG TCGGATCTCATCTACCAGAGCGTGTACGAGCTGATCCATGCGGACGACAGGGCCGCCTTCCGCCGCCAGCTGCACGGGCCCCCGGTGCATGCTGCTGACA cttttccccaTGAGCAGCCGCTGCTTGCCGGCTCGCAGCGCCTCCGTGCTGAGAAGCAATCCTTTGTGGAGAGGAGCTTCACCTGCCGCTTCCGCTGCCTGCTGGATAACTCCTCGGGATTCCTG GCCTTGAATTTCCGTGGGCGCCTGAAGTTCCTTCTTGGGCAGCAAAAGTCAGCAGCAGACAAGTCCCCAGTTGCTCTCTTTGCCATTGCCACACTCCTCCAGCCTCTCTCCATCCTGGAGCTCCGGACCAAAACGCTGTTCTTTCAGACAAAGCACAAGCTGGACTTCACTCCCATGGCCTGTGATTCCCG GGGGAAGGTTGTCCTGGGATACACGGAggtggagctgtgcaggaggggGTCCGGATACCAGTTTGTGCACGCGGCGGACATGATGCACTGCGCAGAGCACCACGTGAGAA tgATGAAGACGGGCGAGAGCGGGCTGACGGTGTTCCGGCTGCTGACCAAGAGGGGCAGCTGGGTGTGGGTGCAGGCCAACGCACGGCTGGTCTACAAAGGGGACAGGCCCGACTGCATCATCGCCCGCCAGCGAGCCCTGTC GAATGAAGAAGGCGAGGAACATCTCCACAAGAGAAACCTGCAGCTGCCTTTCAGCTTTGCCACGGGGGAAGCAGTCTTGTATGGGAATGCCCTTCCTGGGTTCTTGGACTTGTTCCAAGccaaggaggagctgcaggtgcaAGCAAACTCCAACTCAGAGCAGCGCTTGGTAGACCCCAACTCTCTCCTTGGGGCCATGATGAAGCAGGATGCATCCATATACAATTCCCACATGGATAACGTGCCTCAGTTCTCCTTGCCAGGTTTCATCCCTGAGCCTGATGGGCTGACCCAGAATGaggacaccagcagtgccaaggaggAGAGCAACTCCCTCCTGGTGGTCATTGAAACCCTCTTTGAGAAGAGTGAGGTGGATGGAAATGCCTGCCAGAGCCTGAACGTGGGCAGCAcggagctgcagcagtgggaggaggctgtgctcagcctgggggcacaggaggAGCCACCAGCTCAGGGGCTTGGCACCAAGGTGCCATCCTGTGTGGGGCAGGTGCTCCTCAGGGAGGGTGCTGGAAAGAGCCTGGAGTTCCAATGCTGCCATGAGGAAAGCAGTGCTGTGGCTCACTTCCAGCgctgctgggcagctggctcagcattcccagcagagccccaggcaGCGGGCACATGGGGAGGCCAGGGGGCTCTGAGCTCcatgggctctgctccctctgagggcagctttgcccagccagagcagcaggtCCTGTTCAACCCAGCCAGGCTGGTGGCAGGGACTGCgctgggtgtccccatgtccagcAGCAAATCCTCTGCAGCACTTCAACTGGCAGACCAAGCCCTTCAGGCAGAAGCCACCCTCTCTGCTCCTCTAGATAACACTcttcctgctgctcagagccagcctgggtGCCAGCTGGTGGGCTCAAACACCTTGGGGACTCTGTGCCACAGTGTCCCTCTCCAGGCAAACCCAGCCAGTTGCCCATCAGAGGCTTCACTGGCCGTAGCTCCAAAACAgctggaagctgcaggagcaTACCTGGAGTCCCAGACTCTGCCAGGTGGCAGCCCTGAGAAtcccccaggggctgggctgtggctgccaatcccctcccagtcttttccttgccctgcccagggcttgcATGAGTCCCTGTTCGCTGGGGATGGGAAGCTCTGTGATGTGGAGgttgctctccctgcccccttaggagccaggcagctgccagggcatGGTGGCTtccccaaacagcccctggcaggcCATGCAGAGCCCAGCTTTTCCTGGGAAGGGGAGCAGGCAGTGCCCCGAGAGGAGAAGTGGTTCTCACAGCCATGGCTCCtgcaggctggggcagctccagtgcACCACAGCGGGCTCCAGCCGGgctccagcacagatcccagtgcccaccaaATGGACTGCGTCGTGCTGTCCGAGTGCCAGTATGGAAACAGCCTTTTCAGGCATGACAGCACCTTCCTGAGGGATGCTG CAAACaccccttccccagcagccaggTGCTTTGCCTTGCCCTGCTGA